Below is a window of Manis javanica isolate MJ-LG chromosome 2, MJ_LKY, whole genome shotgun sequence DNA.
GCAGCTGTTCCCAGGACCCAGGGGACAGTGGGGTCGGCCCAGTTTCTTCTGAGCTCCCAGGCAAGCATGCTTCCAAGTGTGTGCAACCCCCATTGGCACTTTTTTACATTTGTGGTCCTTGAAGTTTGTCATGCATTTCTGTAATCCGGGCCCCTGGCTGGCAGGGCTGGTTTGATACAAACCTAGATCCTTCATACCAGAGCTGGCAGGGAGTGGTTGTCTAAACCCTGACAAGCCCgtattacagataaggaaactgaagcccacagAGACACCTCTGACCCAGGGTTATGAGCGAGTTTATGGCAGGACCTTCCCCAGCAGTCCCCCATCTTGGGCAGGATGGGGGCCCCTCAGGCTCATCACTTCCATGTCCAGCTTGGCAGAATGCCCTGGGCACAGGTCTGAAAGGCGACAGTTCAGTGAAGACAGCAAGCTGTGGGAGTTGGGCATCTGGCTGAGAACTCACTGTGTAAAGTCATGGATGAgtcaccctccacccccactccacccTCTGCACTGGCCTCAGCCTCCCTGTCCAAGCACTGGCATCTCAAGGTTAGAGAAATCtgggaagtcttcctggaggaggaggcatgTTCTAGCCCTGATGACAGGGTGGGCCCtgaaggggcagaggggagggtaTCCTGCAGGTAGGGCACAGCAAGGCAAAGAGGTGGCAGGAGGGTGGGGCCGAGGAAGGCCATGTTGCTCTTATAAGCTGTTTGAAGTTGACGTGGACAGATGTCAGGCTGGGGCGTGAGCAGAGCTGCCAGTGGCATGCATGTCTGCTGGCTGGGGCTGGCGCCTTTTGCGGGTGTTGCTGCCCCTCGGCATGTGTGTATCTGTAGAGCAAGGCTGAGACGCTCCAGCTGGATGGGGCCGGGTGTCGGAGCTGTGGCTGCTGACAGCCCAGGGCGCCTGGCCTGCACCGGCACCCTTCCCGTCACGCTAGCAGGCTGCCTGCTGCTGAAGGGGCCCCAAGAGCCGGGGGAACAAGGCGCCGTGTGTGTCTCAGGCCTGAGGGAGAGCTCTGGCCAGCACCGCCAATCCGCAGCACCCTCGGGACCTGACGGAGGGTTTAGATCAAAGAGGGTCACAAATATTAACAGCGATCAGCACAGCATGACTGCTGTCTGGCAGCACCCTTGATgttctctccattttacagaggggggaactgaggcagagaggggcAGGCAATTGAAGCCCAGCTTACGACTAACTGAGGCAGAAGCAGGCTGGCTCTGGGGGTCCAGCTGGGATACAGGGGACTGGCGGGTGCTAAACTTCCTGGTGGAGTTTAACACCCACACGACCTCCCTTGACTTCTCCGAGCCTAATGAGCTCCCTCTCTGAGGAAGTGGGACTGCATTTCTCTTTTTGGGCTGCAAAGAGCAGGCAGCAGAGCAGACCCCAGGCAGCGCCCCGCCGGGGTGCTGTGGGAGGACAACGCAGGTACAGGAAGTCACTCTGCAGATCCAGGGCGGGAACTGGACCCCGTGCGGCAGGGCCACAGCCTGGTTTTCCCCGGctgccttgtccctccctcccacagacaggctcctctggctctgcGTGCACATAGCTGGACATGCCTTCCAGGCTGCTTTCTGTGCACCCTGTCTCTAAACTTTACAGTCAAGTGGCCAGCAGGGACTGGCCAGTGTCCAGGTCCCAATTCCATTTCCTGGGAGAAAGAAGAGCATCAGCTCAGCCTGTGGTACACATGCACCCTGACCTCAGCAAGCTGTCACCAGAGGGGGTGGCAGCAGGGGTACGAATGTGGCTTTGGTGGCAGGTCAGCCAGCACCTTTGGCAGAGCTGGTGGGACAGCTAGCCTCGACCGCCCCAGGGGCTAAGGTGGGTTGGAGCTGCCTGGCAGGGCGCCCAAGAATGTGGGGGTCCCCGGGCTCCTGCTCTGTGTGGCCTGCGTTGTGTCTTCCCGACGCAGGCCCTGTCGGTCAGCTGTCTGGGTCTGCCTGTCTGCGCCTCTGTCTGAACTTGGAGCTGTCTGTGAGTTTGTGTCTTACTGCCTCGTTGCTCTGCGTCCGCCCAGATCTGCCTTTCTGCCCTCTGTCTGGGGCTGGGCTGCTGTCCCAGCCTTGCCTCTGATACATAGCATTGCCTGGGCAAGACTGCCCATGTCAGTACACATACATGTCCCCCTCCCAGGCCGCCTGACCCTCCCCAGTCTGGCTGGAGCATCTCCCGGGAATCCACTGTGCCTGCAACTCTGCCACATACCTTCCCAGCACCCCTGCCCCAGTGCAGGGGCGTAGCCCCTCACTTCCAACTCACAGACTGCCCGGATCCTGAGTCTCTGAACACAAATCCTGTCTGTCAGTTATTCACAAACATTCCTGGAAGAGGAAAATTTGGCCTAAATTCCAGCAAGTCTTTGGCAGTGTCTATCAAAACTTAAGAAATGTGCGTACCACAAAGCTCATTGCTGCGCATTCCTGCAACTGTAAAAACTGGGGAGTAACACAGATGCCCACCCACAGGGCCTGCTGAGTAAGCTGGGCTCCCCGACACCATGGAGCACCATGCAGCTGTGAAAAGGAGTGAGGCACCTGCTGTCCCTAGCTCTGAGGGATCCCTGCGGATGTTGGGTGCATCCAGGGAATATGTGGTACACTCAGGAATAGGCTGCAAGGGGGAAACAGGGCAGGTGCCAAAGGTGCACGGAGGATGCCAGGTCTGTTTAAAGGGGGGAAGGAAATACGTATCTGCTAGATTTTTAGAAAGATGCGAGGGAAGGAAAAACCGAAAACCCAAGTAAAATTGTTCCCTCTGGGGTGGAGTGGGTgggggagagagtggaagcaaTCCCCTCTGGATGTGCCTTGTTTTATGCTTTTGACTTTGGAAACGAATATTTTCTACAATTGAAAAGCAGAAAAAGTTAAatcaaaaactttttaaaggtaAGAACTAATTGGAATAAGTGAACCTAAGTATCAAGTTGGTATAGAAATCATACTAAAAATTATTCCATGTGACTTTGAAAGAGTCACTTGAAGGGATGAGAACTGAGGGAATAtgaacaaaaagaacaacaaatatcAAATTCCACTCAATAGACTTTTTAGTAAAAACATTGGTAATGTTACTTAAATTATTATGTATAatggaaaaaagcaaataaagaataaaatgttattaaaaacaaGATTTTCACTGTGAATGTCATCTAGACATTCAGATTTTAACAAGGAAACCCCCGTAATCTCTAATTTTAAGTGGAAATAACAGTATAAGCtcagatcttatttttctcttcctaaaataatttccaaaaaaaatattCCCCAGCTCTGGGCACTGGGAAAAGTCTAGAACCAATGGGCACCCAGTGGCAGTTAGCGCCCAAGTGCCCAGACTATGTTCTCTACACAAACTACCCACTAAGAGACCCAGGGTGTCCCAGGTCTGGGGCAAGATCCGGGATATCTTGTACCTTAAAGCGAAATGCCATCAGGGATTAGTGGGGGTCCCATCAAAATGACAGGAAAGCTGACTTGATGGGGGCTCCGATCCCACATTCCCAGCAGGATCATTTGAACATCAGAAGGAATGATGAACACATCAAATGTATAAAAGTCAGTGAGGTCACAGTGCCACTACAAAACAGTCACCGTGCCACTCGAGGAAGCCAGACAGCTCTAGTACATGgaaaattctgtaagataaatggCCCAGTCTCTTCTATAAACAACATGGGGTGTGGAGAGAGAACAGGACCGTCCCTGAGTCAGAAGAGCCAGACACAATGGGATCCTGATTTGAACAAACCAACTGTAAAAAAACACTTTGGAGATGAGTGGGGAAAGCTAAACATAGAgtgggcattttttaaaaagttctcatcTGTCAGATGCACTGAAGTATTTATGAGTAAACAGATATGCTCTGGGATCTCTAATGCATATACTCAATTGCCCCCCACATGCTATCCCCCTGCAAGATAAAATGAGGCACGGGAAACTGCATTGGGTGGTGGGCCCACAGCCACCAGTTTGTGAGGGATGGTTCCTAGCCATCCGGGAACTTTGCAAGCCAGTTCTTAGACCTCGGTGACTTGAACCGGGCCATAATGAGAATATTTACGCCAGGGAATCAGCAAATGCCACAAGTCGGGGTTCTTATATTCTGAGAACTAGTTTATCAGCACCAGCTGGACAGATGGAAAAACTAACAAGATCGCAGCTGGTGATGGCGAGGTTCATAGTCGCTACTTCTGTTTGACATATTCTATAAGAAGGGGTTTACAAAGGGCATGTCCTTAGGCCtagaaatcccacttctgagaatttatccTGGAAACGTAATTGAAGTAGGCCCTGTAGCTCAAGTGGCTCCAATTACTTAGCCACAGAAACACTGAAACATCCgcttaagatattttttaatgtaaacaacTTAAATATCAAAAAGGAGTTGGGTTTCACTTTTGAAAGatgaagttctggagatggttgCACAATAGTGTGTGACTGTGCTTAACACTACCTAGCTGTGCACTTAAAATTGGCTAAGACAGCAACGTGTATGCTATGTGTATTTTATctcaatgaaaatttttaaagaaaagggatCGGTGAtattatacaatggaatatggcTAAAAGTTATGTTGCAGAATAAAATTGAATGATCTGGAAAAATGAAGATGATTTTGGTAGGTGAAAAAGCAGGTCATAAAACCATACGTTCAGCTTGATGGCATTTCAGGAGGTTTTAAAACGCAGGAGCTTGTAGAGCCCAGCTGGACCTGCTGAGCCAAGTGCCGAAATACATGCTGGCGGAATCGCCACAGAACCCCATGGGCCCAGGTGGGGGGTGTTACTGGCATCACCCTCCACAGACACGGAAGCGGGCTGGAAGGGGGCGAGGCAGGATGGGCCTGGGTCTCCTCCTGCCACACCCCGGGGCCCGGCACTGCCTCCTGTGTGCACGTGCTGGGTGCTTTATTTTCCCTTGTGACTTGCTGTCTCCACTTTCTAAACTAGAACAGTTTGCTTGGCAATGAGGAGGCGCTGAGGTGGTAAGGCTGGTGGCGTGTGTTGCAGGCCGTTGATGGAGAAGGGGGCGGATGACAGCCGGGACCGTGGTCATCACCGGGGGCATCTTGGCGACTGTGATTCTGCTCTGTATCATTGCTGTTCTGTGCTACTGCCGGCTCCAGGTACACCCAGGGATGGGgcggggggcagggcaggagcccCCATGAGGGCTGGGGCCCAGCAAGCGGGGAAGAGTCGGGTCTCCGTGACGGTGCAAAGCTGGCAGCCCCGGCCCAGGCTCCACCTGTAGGGTTGCCTGATGACAGCTCCATGGCTTGCCCACCCAGGGCTTGCAGGTACCCGGCAAGGTACagccactgaggctcagagagggcagggcACTGAGCAAATGGCACACAGCTGCCAATCCAGAGAGTAAGGGTGAACACTTGGGCCATGCTGCTCCATCACCTGATACTGTCCCCCGCGACCCACACTCCTGGGCTATCTGAGGTCCCATGTCTTCCTGAGTGGGAGGACGCCGTATGTATATGCAGAGCAAGGCTGCACAGTCCAGATCGGGGCCAGACTGCTTGGGCTTgtaccccagctctgccacttccaggTTGCCAgacttccctgtgcctcagtttccccacctgaaAAATGGAGGTGACCATTGCACCTGCCTCGGGACACTGTAAGCACCAAATGAGCAAGTCCCTCCTTGCAGAACATCTAACAGGGTGCCTGGAGGAGCAGGCGCCGTGAGGGGTGGCCAGAACGGGCTGCCTGAGCCACACTGCACCCCGAGCCCAGCCGACCCCTCCCTGAGCCCGTGGCGGGGGTGGGAGCCGGCGGTCACCAGCCCTCTGCCCGCAGTACTACTGCTGCAAGAAGGACGAGTCGGAGGAGGCCGAGGAGGAGCCCGACTTCGCCGTGCGCTCCCACCTGCCACCGCTGCTCTCCAGCCGCAGCCTGGCGCTAACCGACGGGCCGGCCCTCTACCCCGCCGCCTCCACCTCCTTCAGCCAGAAGTCCCCGCAGGCCCGCACCCTCTGCCGCAGCTGCTCCCACTACGAGCCCCCGACCTTCTTCCTGCAGGAGCCCGAGGACAGGGGTGTACACAACGGCGGGGAGCGCATCGCCTACAAGAGCATCAGCCAGGAGGACGTGGGGCTGCCGCCCGGGGGCTTCGAGGGCCTGCAGGCGCTCAACCCCAGCCGCCTGTCCGCCATGCGGGAGGCCTTCTCCCGGAGCCGCAGCATCAGCACCGACGTCTGAGCTGCCCGCTCCGGCTCTGACAAGTCCCGGGACCGTGCTGGGATCTCAGGGACACAGCAGCCTGGCCCCAGGCCTGCACCTGGGCTAAGCCTGGCCTTCCTCCAGTCGATCCCGGTCATCTCGAGGCTCCGTCGGGGAGCTCTGGGCCTCGCTGCAAGGATAAGGCCCAGGGAACCAAGCGTGGCCACGGGGGGTGGGAGGACCCGGCCTGGGGCTAGAAGGCCTGCACAGCGCAGGCACAGGTGAACCGGGCGTCCTGATGGCAGACAGCCTCTCGAGGCCGGGCTCTGGTTAGGGAAGGGGTAGTGGAAAGCAGCCTCCACCTCAGCCCCAGCCAGTTGGGCATCTCGGGAGCAGGGCTGACGACATCACTCCCCGCCTACCAGCCTGTTCAAGGAAGGGGCAGTGGCCGCGATGCTGGGGACCCTGCAGCACAAGCCTTCCCTGATGGTGGTGTTCTGTCCCTTTCCTCCCAGCTTGCACACACACCTCTGGCTTCAAGGCCCATTCGGCTGAGACACTGGTTGGGCTGGCCCCCCTGCAGGTCTCCACAGAAGGGGGAGTTTCACGGGTGGCCAGGCCCTTGGGATGTGCAGCCCTGACTGGCTTTTTCGTATAAGAGGGAAGCGCAGAGGAGGGGAGCAGCCATGTGCTGACCACCTGCCTCAGGAGTGTCCACGCTAAGTGCACAGCCCACTCTTCAGGCCTGACAGGTTAGGGCCTCCTgcccctgggccccagcctcCGGGAGCCCCCCTAGCTCTGGTCCCTAGAGAAGGCAAACCTAAGCTCTCCCCCCTGCCCCACATTTCTCAGGAGGACCTGGAAGCAAGCAAGGCCCCCGgccacccctcccctgctccagctCCATGTGACAACCCCAGCTGAGCCCAATCTCCTCCAGGCGCCCAGTGGGGGGGGTTTCCCTGGGAACCCAGTCTCCAACCCCTTCTCTCCAGCTGGGGAATTGATGCTCAATAGCCACTGCAGAGAAATGCCCCAAACCGAGGAGCACCAGCCATGAGAATTCAGCTCCTACACCCAGTCAGAGGCATGATTTCCTGCCTgcaggccccagggccccagctcTCCCTGGGCCCCCTCTGCCCTGGGCCAGTGGCGGAGCGGCCCCAGGTAGGGTAGCCCCTCTCTGCCCAGGACATCGGACCAAGCTCCCCCAGCTAAGCCAGCTTCCTTGCAAACAAACCACTGCAGGGCCCTGAGCCACCCAGCCTGAGCACCCGCTTCTGGCCGAAAGCACCAATGAGTTGAGCGGCGTGGACGTGAGCAGAGTCAGTGAAGACTATTTTTATCATCTCAgctcttttctcctccctttctccccgTCTCAGTTTGGACCTGCTCGTGGAATTCACACCGGCTTCCCGAAGCCCCCGCCTCCCCTTCCTTTGTGGAACCCTGAGTCTGTTTCTGATGCATCATCTtggggggtgggctggggaggggggtgggggtcAAGGGCTGGGAGGTGGCACTTCCTGTGGCTATTCTGTCCCAGTTCCCTATTTCCCCTTCTGATCCCTACCCACTGTATAGATTGATACCAgtttgaaatgaaacatgcacTCATCCACGTGTGTTCACTCTGCAGCACTGTGGGGTCTGGGGGGCGCTCCAGGGCCGCCCTGCTGCTGGCTTCGGTGGGCCCAGAGTTCCCGGCCAGCCCAGACCCCTCTCTGGAACCTCGGGAGGGGCCGCGTCCAGCGCAGGGTCAGGCACGGAGGGCTAGCCACAGCCAGCCACGTGTGTTTCCGGGCTCCCAGGCCTGAACTCGGAGCTCCGGGAGCCCTGACAATGCTCTGGGCCCAGGGAGCGTTGGGAGGAAGGGGACTGGGGCACGGGGACAGAGCACAGGGCTGGGGAACAGCAGGAAGGCCCGGGGCCTGGGTGAGGGTGACCGTGGCTCACCTCTACTGGCGCTGAGAGTGTGGCCTCAAGTAAGCCCCGCCCACGGGCCGCAGTGAACCTGCAGTGTCCCCTCAATGCCATCCTAATACCGTGTGGTGGACCCTCTCTGGTCCTGTTTCTGGGCTCCGCATCCCAGGGAAGTGGCCTGGCAGCTACCTGCCTCCCTGCTACCTGCCCCCAAAGAAGATGATCCTGCAGGCTCGCTGTCCTGCGGCAGGGGGACACCCACGTCCCCTCCCTCCACTGCAACCAGACCAGCTTGCTTCTGCACCCTCCACAGCCCCACTGTCTCCAGGCGGTGTGCACGCTGTTTCCTCTACACTGGTCCCCCACTTCACCCAGGAGAAGCACTCCTGTACAGCCTAAACGTCAcctcccccaggaagccctcctgtGTCCCTGCACCCACAAATCTAAATTAAGTAGCTTTTAATGAGGTCCAGAAACAGTAGTTCCTGATGGTGGTTCCTGAGTGCTCAGTGTGTGACCCCCAGCCtacccctgccccacctgccttATCTCCTCTGTTCTTCCCAACATCCTGAGGTGGGAGCTTTTCTCCTGAGGCTTGGGGTACGGAGTTCCCACCAGGGCCCCCATGTCCCGCAGGCCCCTGTGTTCTAGGTATGAGACCCACTCAGTTCTGGTCCAATCCCCCGACCCCCTCCCTGCAGGCGCCCCACTGTTGCCTTCTGTCTGCTTTTTCCTGGCATCATTTCCTTGGGCAGATGCTGCAGCCTGTGCCCCCGCCCTAGCCCGAGGCCACAGCACATCTTCCTGAGTGTGCGCGCTGCACACCTGGCTTGGGAAGCCTCACGGCCGGTCCTCCCACCAGAGCCACGGAGAGCCCACGATGCCGCCATAAACACGACCACTTTATTAACCTACAGAGGAGTACTGACGGCCACAGTACATCCAAGCGTGTCGCGAGAAAGGGCGCCGCTCCCCCGGACGTAAAGTGCAGTGGGTCCCTCGGTGGGCCAGCTTCGTGAAAGGGAGGCCGGCAGACGCTAAGTCGTGACATACAGATTGCTCTGAAAGGGGTGCATCTAGAGAGGGCCAGGACCCGAGGCAGCACCCGGGTCTCCCTGGCTGCCCCCTTGTCCATTCCCCTGGTGGCACAGCCCTGGAGTGGGAGGGCGTCCAGGGCCCCCAACAGGCTGGCGCTGCCGGGTGCTGGGGCTGGAACCACAGACACGCCTTCCTGGTGGCCCTGAGGATGGCCTCCCGGGGCAGGGCCAACGGAGGCACACGGGGGCTCTCCCTCCCAGGAGAGCCGAGGCTCAGCGTCACGTCTTCACAGCTGGGCGCCCTGCGGGAAGGGTGTGCATGGCAGGGCCCCAAAGGCTGCTGTGGGTCTCTGAGGGGTGTCGGCTCAGGCCTAGGAGTGGGGGGGCCTGCAGGAACGGCAGCATGCCTTGCTGTAGTACCAGTGGCCGCAGAGGTTCACCTTGATGGCCAGGGCGCAGTTGGTGCCTGGCTGGTCCTGGCAGCTGTCGTCTGGGGAAAGGATATGGTGGGCACATGGGGCATCGGCAGGCAGCCAAGGGGCGAAAACTCGACAGGACAGgatccccacctcaccccacccctgcctcctctcctctgaCGCAGGAGTTGGGCTGCACAAGGGTGGCCCTGGGTGACAGAGCCCCTGAGGACAGGTGACCCCATTCCCAGGCGCAGGGACAGTGGGCCTCCCGCCCCACTACAGCCACTTGCGCTCCGTTCCTGTGCCTCCCCTTTCCTGCCCCTGATCCTTCCCCAGGGATAGCACCACCCCACCAGGTGCTTCCATCTGGGTGATGCCCCGGGCCGGGGTTTGGAGGAGCCCCCAAGGAGCCCGAACATCCCCGGGAAGCCCACAGGTGCCCCTCAGTAGATCTGAGGCAGAGTTCatcccctgcctctgcccccttcAGGGCCCAGCACCCTCCTCCATCTTCCAGGTGCCCGATGCCAAGACTCTGTGTCAGCCCCTCGCTCCCCATCTCCTGTGTGCCAAGCACCAGACTTCTCAGGCTGAAGCATCCTGGggtcccagcccctgcccacagTGGCCCTCCCATCTTCTGAAACCAGATGCCCTTTCCAAAGTGCAGGTCTTGGCATGGGGACCCAAG
It encodes the following:
- the FAM163B gene encoding protein FAM163B, which codes for MTAGTVVITGGILATVILLCIIAVLCYCRLQYYCCKKDESEEAEEEPDFAVRSHLPPLLSSRSLALTDGPALYPAASTSFSQKSPQARTLCRSCSHYEPPTFFLQEPEDRGVHNGGERIAYKSISQEDVGLPPGGFEGLQALNPSRLSAMREAFSRSRSISTDV